In Epinephelus lanceolatus isolate andai-2023 chromosome 16, ASM4190304v1, whole genome shotgun sequence, one DNA window encodes the following:
- the cks1b gene encoding cyclin-dependent kinases regulatory subunit 1 — MSHKQIYYSDKYDDDKYEYRHVMLPKDIAKRVPKTHLMSETEWRNLGVQQSQGWVHYMIHQPEPHILLFRRPLPSQKS, encoded by the exons ATGTCTCACAAACAGATATACTACTCTGATAAATATGACGACGACAAATACGAGTACAG GCATGTCATGCTACCCAAAGACATTGCAAAGCGTGTACCCAAGACACATTTGATGTCTGAGACAGAGTGGAGGAATCTGGGGGTCCAGCAGAGCCAAGGATGGGTGCATTACATGATCCACCAGCCAg AGCCGCACATCTTGCTGTTCCGGCGCCCTCTTCCCAGCCAGAAGTCATAA
- the s100a11 gene encoding protein S100-A11, producing the protein MESAICTLVTQFKTYAGKDGSSSTLSKDEFHNLVSSQLPNYVKNASDPGAIEELMGSLDENNDGELTFSEFWQLIGKLASKQGGF; encoded by the exons ATGGAATCTGCCATCTGCACCCTTGTCACCCAGTTCAAGACGTACGCTGGGAAAGATGGATCCTCCAGCACCCTGAGCAAAGACGAATTCCACAACCTGGTGTCATCTCAGCTGCCCAACTATGTCAAG AACGCCAGCGACCCCGGGGCCATCGAGGAGCTCATGGGCTCGCTGGATGAAAACAACGATGGGGAGCTGACTTTCTCCGAGTTCTGGCAGCTGATTGGAAAACTGGCAAGCAAACAGGGGGGCTTTTAG
- the pbxip1a gene encoding pre-B-cell leukemia transcription factor-interacting protein 1 isoform X2, protein MSDNSNSTGSSGSSTNSWTLLSPEEAAVENVGPVDDGTESLGDVPSLSEDVTGAAASDIPVETVLSEEGHQVCQETSPESSLGPIPSSPVRMSPLPPTLLDPPDLDMESQPPIIHDIVTSSPSDNEHLEATPFVTNIDLGAPLDIPAADLLTVEPEESCSAPPLTEIPVSTEPVLDTPADIGETPVFTAEPEVTVPTETITATDPPSHVEADISFVSKSTEPPSQVVEGLAAESPISDSPAPETIGSVEAEEEEEAEEAAVVKEETEPSETVFQDEREEDKEPSSSFDLGDTSGFDDGLRRRNVPPFEAPRPRTSDEEDEEEEVEFKLAEKKEEEKPWFSMNKCIVGSLILLFLGSLFLSGDFDGSELSDGEQSQDWLSSDPQDMKELLDKLTQENQQIAQLEAQLRSQKEELDLALKAVAASGDETGKADMEKENAKLKEELSSLPELKKELESLRSRVTELSQLTADQEMPPAASSSAPPPSDKDGQTDQKAAGPESRTDKNEGGRLKEELHRQKVLLEESKKRLQGMKKDGGDRKRVRDNLEAIQKKLSEQVERWGKKKPQESKWKGNKGKNSERDHWKKDEKKEWRGEKDWKHSKDGGWRDKEERKEKEWKPQKQNSHKEAWRKHQDEWERKKDERKMDREERRKEKPWHSRPGKSSHSHHQHQHQHQHQHQQPRQPHQHKHNDFWGDQEQKLRRNVRPQLGCSSVEGCASKEGLYPVELPEFEELLEGYLSKLEGSSPESKDKIRKLTAEFFEDGVFIHDRVLFSDFAEDVADILEDMVDVLDDGGQKDDDSLEEEMEEFEREALWKFAATV, encoded by the exons ATGTctgacaacagcaacagcacagGCAGCAGTGGGTCCTCCACCAACAGCTGGACCCTCCTCTCCCCTGAG GAGGCAGCTGTTGAGAATGTCGGGCCAGTAGATGACGGCACTGAGAGCCTGGGGGATGTCCCGAGTCTCTCTGAGGATGTGACAG GAGCTGCTGCGAGTGACATTCCAGTAGAAACTGTTCTGTCTGAAGAAGGCCATCAG GTTTGTCAAGAGACCTCTCCAGAGTCCAGTTTGGGTCCCATCCCGTCTAGTCCAGTCCGGATGAGTCCTCTCCCACCCACCCTTCTTGATCCTCCAGACCTTGACATGGAGAGTCAGCCTCCAATCATCCATGACATTGTAACCAGCTCCCCCAGTGACAATGAGCACCTCGAAGCCACGCCCTTTGTCACCAACATTGATTTGGGGGCTCCACTCGATATTCCTGCTGCTGATCTCCTGACAGTTGAGCCAGAGGAGTCCTGCTCCGCTCCACCCCTGACTGAGATCCCTGTCTCTACAGAGCCAGTGCTTGACACACCTGCTGATATTGGGGAGACTCCTGTCTTCACTGCTGAACCTGAGGTCACTGTCCCCACAGAGACCATTACAGCCACTGATCCTCCCTCTCATGTTGAAGCTGATATCAGCTTTGTCTCAAAGAGCACAGAGCCCCCAAGCCAAGTCGTAGAGGGCCTGGCAGCAGAAAGCCCCATTAGTGATAGTCCTGCGCCAGAGACTATTGGTTCAgtagaggcagaggaggaggaggaagcagaggaggCAGCTGTGGTAAAGGAGGAGACAGAGCCATCTGAGACAGTGTTCCAGGatgagagagaagaagacaaag AACCATCCAGCAGTTTTGATTTGGGCGACACAAGCGGTTTTGATGACggactgaggaggaggaatgtCCCCCCCTTTGAGGCACCAAGACCAAGAACATCagatgaggaagatgaggaagaggaagtggaGTTCAAGCTGGccgagaagaaggaggaggaaaagccATGGTTCTCCATGAACAAATGCATTGTGGGTTCTCTGATCCTGCTCTTCTTAGGTTCCCTCTTCCTCTCAG GTGACTTTGACGGCTCTGAACTGAGTGATGGAGAACAAAGCCAG GACTGGcttagcagtgatccacaggaTATGAAAGAGCTATTGGATAAACTGACACAGGAAAACCAGCAAATCGCTCAGCTAGAGGCTCAACTACGG TCTCAGAAAGAAGAACTTGACTTAGCGCTGAAAGCAGTAGCAGCAAGCGGTGATGAGACGGGTAAAGCAGAtatggaaaaagaaaatgcaaagctGAAGGAGGAGCTGTCATCCCTGCCTGAGCTGAAGAAAGAGCTGGAGAGTCTGAGGTCCAGAGTGACCGAGCTCAGCCAGCTCACAG CTGATCAAGAAATGCCCCCAGCTGCCTCAAGCTCAGCCCCTCCCCCCAGTGACAAAGATGGTCAGACAGACCAGAAAGCAGCTGGACCTGAGAGTAGGACGGACAAAAATGAGGGAGGCCGGCTGAAGGAAGAACTCCATAGACAGAAAGTTCTTCTGGAGGAGAGCAAGAAGAGGTTGCAAGGGATGAAAAAAGATGGAGGCGACAGGAAGCGAGTGAGGGATAATTTAGAGGCGATCCAGAAGAAGCTTTCTGAACAAGTAGAGAGGTGGGGCAAGAAGAAGCCACAGGAGTCCAAATGGAAAGGGAACAAGGGCAAAAACAGTGAGCGGGACCACTGGAAGAAAGACGAAAAGAAAGAGTGGAGGGGCGAGAAAGATTGGAAGCACAGCAAAGATGGAGGAtggagagacaaagaggagagaaaggagaaagagTGGAAGCCTCAGAAGCAAAACTCTCACAAAGAGGCATGGAGGAAACACCAGGACGAGTGGGAGAGGAAGAAGGACGAGCGCAAAatggacagagaggagaggaggaaggagaaacCATGGCACAGCCGGCCTGGTAAAAGCTCCCACAGCCACCATCAGCACCAGCATCAGCACCAGCATCAGCACCAGCAGCCCCGTCAGCCTCACCAACACAAGCACAACGACTTCTGGGGAGACCAGGAGCAGAAGCTCAGACGCAATGTCCGCCCCCAGCTGggctgcagctctgtggaggGCTGCGCCAGCAAGGAGGGCCTCTATCCAGTGGAGCTGCCCGAGTTTGAGGAACTGCTGGAGGGCTACCTGAGCAAGCTTGAAGGATCTTCACCTGAGAGCAAAGACAAGATCAGGAAGCTGACTGCAGAGTTCTTTGAGGATGGCGTGTTTATCCACGACAGGGTTCTTTTCAGTGACTTTGCTGAGGACGTGGCAGACATTCTGGAGGACATGGTAGACGTTTTAGATGACGGCGGGCAGAAGGACGACGACTCcctggaggaggagatggaggagttTGAACGAGAAGCCCTGTGGAAGTTTGCGGCCACAGTTTAA
- the pbxip1a gene encoding pre-B-cell leukemia transcription factor-interacting protein 1 isoform X1: MSDNSNSTGSSGSSTNSWTLLSPEEAAVENVGPVDDGTESLGDVPSLSEDVTGAAASDIPVETVLSEEGHQVCQETSPESSLGPIPSSPVRMSPLPPTLLDPPDLDMESQPPIIHDIVTSSPSDNEHLEATPFVTNIDLGAPLDIPAADLLTVEPEESCSAPPLTEIPVSTEPVLDTPADIGETPVFTAEPEVTVPTETITATDPPSHVEADISFVSKSTEPPSQVVEGLAAESPISDSPAPETIGSVEAEEEEEAEEAAVVKEETEPSETVFQDEREEDKEPSSSFDLGDTSGFDDGLRRRNVPPFEAPRPRTSDEEDEEEEVEFKLAEKKEEEKPWFSMNKCIVGSLILLFLGSLFLSGFLSDLNNGDFDGSELSDGEQSQDWLSSDPQDMKELLDKLTQENQQIAQLEAQLRSQKEELDLALKAVAASGDETGKADMEKENAKLKEELSSLPELKKELESLRSRVTELSQLTADQEMPPAASSSAPPPSDKDGQTDQKAAGPESRTDKNEGGRLKEELHRQKVLLEESKKRLQGMKKDGGDRKRVRDNLEAIQKKLSEQVERWGKKKPQESKWKGNKGKNSERDHWKKDEKKEWRGEKDWKHSKDGGWRDKEERKEKEWKPQKQNSHKEAWRKHQDEWERKKDERKMDREERRKEKPWHSRPGKSSHSHHQHQHQHQHQHQQPRQPHQHKHNDFWGDQEQKLRRNVRPQLGCSSVEGCASKEGLYPVELPEFEELLEGYLSKLEGSSPESKDKIRKLTAEFFEDGVFIHDRVLFSDFAEDVADILEDMVDVLDDGGQKDDDSLEEEMEEFEREALWKFAATV, from the exons ATGTctgacaacagcaacagcacagGCAGCAGTGGGTCCTCCACCAACAGCTGGACCCTCCTCTCCCCTGAG GAGGCAGCTGTTGAGAATGTCGGGCCAGTAGATGACGGCACTGAGAGCCTGGGGGATGTCCCGAGTCTCTCTGAGGATGTGACAG GAGCTGCTGCGAGTGACATTCCAGTAGAAACTGTTCTGTCTGAAGAAGGCCATCAG GTTTGTCAAGAGACCTCTCCAGAGTCCAGTTTGGGTCCCATCCCGTCTAGTCCAGTCCGGATGAGTCCTCTCCCACCCACCCTTCTTGATCCTCCAGACCTTGACATGGAGAGTCAGCCTCCAATCATCCATGACATTGTAACCAGCTCCCCCAGTGACAATGAGCACCTCGAAGCCACGCCCTTTGTCACCAACATTGATTTGGGGGCTCCACTCGATATTCCTGCTGCTGATCTCCTGACAGTTGAGCCAGAGGAGTCCTGCTCCGCTCCACCCCTGACTGAGATCCCTGTCTCTACAGAGCCAGTGCTTGACACACCTGCTGATATTGGGGAGACTCCTGTCTTCACTGCTGAACCTGAGGTCACTGTCCCCACAGAGACCATTACAGCCACTGATCCTCCCTCTCATGTTGAAGCTGATATCAGCTTTGTCTCAAAGAGCACAGAGCCCCCAAGCCAAGTCGTAGAGGGCCTGGCAGCAGAAAGCCCCATTAGTGATAGTCCTGCGCCAGAGACTATTGGTTCAgtagaggcagaggaggaggaggaagcagaggaggCAGCTGTGGTAAAGGAGGAGACAGAGCCATCTGAGACAGTGTTCCAGGatgagagagaagaagacaaag AACCATCCAGCAGTTTTGATTTGGGCGACACAAGCGGTTTTGATGACggactgaggaggaggaatgtCCCCCCCTTTGAGGCACCAAGACCAAGAACATCagatgaggaagatgaggaagaggaagtggaGTTCAAGCTGGccgagaagaaggaggaggaaaagccATGGTTCTCCATGAACAAATGCATTGTGGGTTCTCTGATCCTGCTCTTCTTAGGTTCCCTCTTCCTCTCAG GTTTCCTCTCTGACCTGAATAATG GTGACTTTGACGGCTCTGAACTGAGTGATGGAGAACAAAGCCAG GACTGGcttagcagtgatccacaggaTATGAAAGAGCTATTGGATAAACTGACACAGGAAAACCAGCAAATCGCTCAGCTAGAGGCTCAACTACGG TCTCAGAAAGAAGAACTTGACTTAGCGCTGAAAGCAGTAGCAGCAAGCGGTGATGAGACGGGTAAAGCAGAtatggaaaaagaaaatgcaaagctGAAGGAGGAGCTGTCATCCCTGCCTGAGCTGAAGAAAGAGCTGGAGAGTCTGAGGTCCAGAGTGACCGAGCTCAGCCAGCTCACAG CTGATCAAGAAATGCCCCCAGCTGCCTCAAGCTCAGCCCCTCCCCCCAGTGACAAAGATGGTCAGACAGACCAGAAAGCAGCTGGACCTGAGAGTAGGACGGACAAAAATGAGGGAGGCCGGCTGAAGGAAGAACTCCATAGACAGAAAGTTCTTCTGGAGGAGAGCAAGAAGAGGTTGCAAGGGATGAAAAAAGATGGAGGCGACAGGAAGCGAGTGAGGGATAATTTAGAGGCGATCCAGAAGAAGCTTTCTGAACAAGTAGAGAGGTGGGGCAAGAAGAAGCCACAGGAGTCCAAATGGAAAGGGAACAAGGGCAAAAACAGTGAGCGGGACCACTGGAAGAAAGACGAAAAGAAAGAGTGGAGGGGCGAGAAAGATTGGAAGCACAGCAAAGATGGAGGAtggagagacaaagaggagagaaaggagaaagagTGGAAGCCTCAGAAGCAAAACTCTCACAAAGAGGCATGGAGGAAACACCAGGACGAGTGGGAGAGGAAGAAGGACGAGCGCAAAatggacagagaggagaggaggaaggagaaacCATGGCACAGCCGGCCTGGTAAAAGCTCCCACAGCCACCATCAGCACCAGCATCAGCACCAGCATCAGCACCAGCAGCCCCGTCAGCCTCACCAACACAAGCACAACGACTTCTGGGGAGACCAGGAGCAGAAGCTCAGACGCAATGTCCGCCCCCAGCTGggctgcagctctgtggaggGCTGCGCCAGCAAGGAGGGCCTCTATCCAGTGGAGCTGCCCGAGTTTGAGGAACTGCTGGAGGGCTACCTGAGCAAGCTTGAAGGATCTTCACCTGAGAGCAAAGACAAGATCAGGAAGCTGACTGCAGAGTTCTTTGAGGATGGCGTGTTTATCCACGACAGGGTTCTTTTCAGTGACTTTGCTGAGGACGTGGCAGACATTCTGGAGGACATGGTAGACGTTTTAGATGACGGCGGGCAGAAGGACGACGACTCcctggaggaggagatggaggagttTGAACGAGAAGCCCTGTGGAAGTTTGCGGCCACAGTTTAA